Proteins co-encoded in one Malus sylvestris chromosome 9, drMalSylv7.2, whole genome shotgun sequence genomic window:
- the LOC126634392 gene encoding peroxisomal (S)-2-hydroxyacid oxidase GLO4-like, with the protein MASEPVNVNEYQELARQALPKMYYDFHTGGAEDQHTLKENVEAFRRITLRPRILVDVSRIDMSTTVLGYKISAPIMLAPTSMHQLAHPEGEVATARAAAACNTIMILSSISSCTVEEVASSCNSVRFFQLYVFKRRDISAQIVRRAEENGYKAIVLTVDAPRPGRREADIKNKMVAPQLRNFEGLISTKVDTDKGSNLEAFAKGAYDASLCWEDIGWLKSITNLPILIKGVLTHEDARKAVEVGVAGIVVSNHGARQLDYTPSTISILEEVVHAVGGKVPILFDGGVRRGTDVFKALALGAQAVLVGRPVVYGLAADGERGVRRVIEMLKNEFELTMALSGCPSIRDITRSHVKTESDKLHSML; encoded by the exons ATGGCATCCGAACCCGTCAATGTGAATGAGTACCAAGAATTGGCTAGGCAAGCCCTTCCGAAAATGTACTATGATTTTCACACTGGGGGAGCTGAGGACCAGCACACGCTAAAAGAGAACGTTGAAGCATTTCGCAGAATCAC GTTGCGGCCTAGAATTCTCGTTGATGTTAGCAGAATAGATATGTCAACTACCGTATTGGGTTACAAAATTTCAGCGCCTATAATGCTTGCTCCTACTTCTATGCATCAGTTAGCTCACCCCGAAG GAGAGGTTGCCACTGCTAGAGCAGCAGCTGCATGTAACACCATAATG ATTTTGTCCAGTATATCTAGCTGCACTGTGGAGGAGGTTGCTTCCAGCTGCAATTCTGTTCGGTTCTTTCAACTATAT GTTTTCAAGAGGCGAGATATATCAGCTCAGATAGTTCGCAGAGCTGAAGAAAATGGATACAAGGCTATTGTCCTAACGGTTGATGCTCCCAGACCTGGTCGAAGAGAGGCAGACATAAAGAATAA AATGGTAGCACCTCAATTGAGGAATTTCGAAGGCCTTATATCAACCAAAGTAGACACT GATAAGGGGTCGAACTTGGAAGCTTTTGCCAAAGGGGCCTATGATGCTTCTCTGTGCTGGGAG GACATAGGATGGCTGAAATCTATCACAAACTTGCCAATTCTAATCAAGGGGGTACTCACTCATGAAGATG CAAGAAAGGCTGTGGAAGTAGGTGTTGCTGGCATTGTTGTCTCGAACCATGGAGCCCGCCAACTCGATTATACTCCCTCCACTATTTCTATCCTggaagag GTGGTTCATGCTGTTGGAGGAAAAGTTCCTATTCTTTTCGATGGAGGAGTACGCCGAGGAACAGACGTGTTCAAGGCGTTAGCTCTTGGTGCACAAGCTGTCCTT GTGGGAAGGCCTGTTGTCTACGGCCTTGCAGCAGACGGAGAACGGGGAGTGAGGCGGGTGATTGAAATGCTGAAGAACGAGTTTGAGCTCACAATGGCCCTTTCTGGCTGTCCTAGCATCAGGGATATCACCAGGAGCCATGTGAAAACAGAAAGTGATAAACTCCATTCAATGCTCTAA